In Hamadaea flava, a genomic segment contains:
- a CDS encoding GAF domain-containing sensor histidine kinase: MDERSTLDELSTAVLAVSRHRSVREVLQTIVKAARSLLDCEYAALGVPDDQGGFAEFVVDGVSDEQWAAIGPLPRQHGLLAAMLHDMRPQRLPDVRSDPRFGWWPAAHPVLKDFLGVPITDGEEILGALFLANRRSGEFTAEDESLLAVLAAHAAIALTNARLYEQGRELTLLEERQRVARELHDAVAQKLFSLRLTTEAAAAYVRKDPARAETELQEIRRLAAQATEELGQIVAELRPRELADTGLVETLRRRAALLDRVHEARVEFVAELTGKLTAAVEEVVLRVAEEALHNALRHASASVVQVRLADGGRGVVCTITDDGTGFDTSVPAAANARLGLSSMRERARRVGGTLSVASRPGGGTTVTLEVPRG, encoded by the coding sequence GTGGACGAACGCAGCACCCTGGACGAGCTGAGCACCGCGGTGCTGGCGGTCAGCCGGCACCGGTCCGTACGCGAGGTGCTGCAGACGATCGTGAAGGCGGCGCGTTCGCTCCTCGACTGCGAGTACGCCGCGCTGGGCGTACCGGACGATCAGGGCGGTTTCGCCGAGTTCGTGGTCGACGGGGTGTCCGACGAGCAATGGGCCGCCATCGGCCCGCTCCCCCGCCAGCACGGCCTGCTCGCCGCGATGTTGCACGACATGCGGCCGCAACGGCTGCCCGACGTGCGCTCCGATCCCCGGTTCGGCTGGTGGCCGGCGGCGCATCCGGTGCTCAAGGACTTCCTCGGGGTGCCGATCACCGACGGCGAGGAGATCCTGGGCGCGTTGTTCCTGGCCAACCGGCGGAGCGGCGAGTTCACCGCCGAGGACGAGAGTCTGCTGGCGGTGCTGGCGGCCCACGCCGCGATCGCGCTGACCAACGCCCGGCTCTACGAGCAGGGCCGGGAGCTTACCCTGCTCGAGGAGCGCCAGCGGGTCGCCCGGGAACTCCACGACGCGGTGGCGCAGAAGCTGTTCAGTCTGCGTCTGACGACCGAGGCCGCCGCGGCGTACGTGCGCAAGGACCCGGCCCGCGCCGAGACCGAGTTGCAGGAGATCCGGCGGCTGGCGGCGCAGGCGACCGAAGAACTGGGCCAGATCGTCGCCGAGCTGCGGCCCCGTGAGCTGGCCGACACGGGTCTGGTCGAGACGCTGCGGCGGCGGGCGGCTCTCCTGGATCGGGTGCACGAGGCGCGGGTCGAGTTCGTCGCGGAGCTGACCGGCAAGCTCACCGCGGCCGTGGAGGAGGTCGTGCTGCGCGTCGCCGAGGAGGCGCTGCACAACGCGTTGCGGCACGCGTCCGCCTCGGTGGTCCAGGTGCGCCTGGCCGACGGTGGGCGCGGCGTGGTCTGCACGATCACCGACGACGGCACCGGCTTCGACACGAGCGTCCCGGCCGCCGCGAACGCCCGGCTCGGCCTGTCGTCCATGCGCGAGCGCGCGCGCCGCGTGGGCGGCACGCTCTCGGTCGCCTCGCGGCCCGGCGGCGGCACGACGGTCACCCTGGAGGTCCCCCGTGGCTGA
- a CDS encoding SDR family NAD(P)-dependent oxidoreductase: MPTAIITGASRGLGLALTRTLSAAGWSVIADARHEADLVGATKALPNVVAVAGDVTDAEHRSVLIAQAERLGGLDLLVNNAGALGPSPLPPVGAVAGQALRDLFEVNVVAPVALTQAALPLLRTGRGVVLNVTSDAAVEAYEGWGAYGASKAALEHLGKVLGVEESAVTVWQVDPGDLRTRMHQDAFPGEDISDRPLPESVAPGLLGLLAQRPSSGRHKLADWIPTGVNA, translated from the coding sequence ATGCCTACCGCGATCATCACCGGAGCCAGCCGCGGACTCGGCCTGGCCCTCACCCGTACGCTGTCGGCCGCCGGCTGGAGCGTCATCGCCGACGCCCGGCACGAAGCCGATCTGGTCGGCGCCACGAAGGCGCTGCCGAACGTGGTCGCCGTCGCCGGCGACGTCACCGACGCCGAACACCGGAGCGTCCTGATCGCTCAGGCCGAGCGACTGGGCGGGCTCGATCTGCTCGTCAACAACGCCGGAGCGCTCGGGCCGAGCCCGCTGCCGCCGGTGGGAGCCGTTGCCGGGCAGGCGTTGCGGGACCTGTTCGAGGTGAACGTCGTCGCGCCGGTGGCGCTGACCCAGGCCGCTCTGCCGCTGCTGCGTACGGGGCGGGGTGTGGTGCTCAACGTGACCTCGGACGCCGCCGTCGAGGCGTACGAGGGATGGGGCGCCTACGGCGCTTCGAAGGCCGCCCTGGAACACCTCGGCAAGGTTCTCGGCGTGGAGGAGTCGGCCGTCACCGTGTGGCAGGTCGACCCAGGCGATCTGCGTACGCGGATGCACCAGGACGCCTTCCCCGGCGAGGACATCTCCGACCGGCCGCTGCCGGAGTCGGTCGCGCCCGGCCTGCTCGGGCTGCTGGCCCAGCGTCCGTCGTCGGGCCGCCACAAGCTGGCCGACTGGATCCCGACCGGGGTGAACGCGTGA
- a CDS encoding VOC family protein, whose translation MSALWVPFEVADFERSADHYGRLLALPVIDHWKRPGEQGAVYDAGGGRVEIVQTTRPTRPPGVALELPDRPSVDAVHLAAGPAAETTPATFPRGHYGFVLADPDGNRVLVWTEA comes from the coding sequence GTGAGCGCCTTGTGGGTTCCTTTCGAGGTCGCCGACTTCGAGCGCAGCGCGGATCACTACGGCCGGTTGCTGGCCCTGCCCGTCATCGACCATTGGAAGCGACCGGGGGAGCAGGGCGCGGTCTACGACGCGGGTGGCGGCCGGGTGGAGATAGTCCAGACCACGCGCCCGACCCGGCCGCCGGGCGTGGCCCTCGAACTGCCGGATCGGCCCAGCGTCGACGCCGTGCACCTGGCGGCCGGACCGGCGGCCGAGACGACCCCGGCGACCTTCCCCCGCGGGCACTACGGGTTCGTGCTCGCCGACCCCGACGGCAACCGCGTACTCGTTTGGACGGAAGCATGA
- a CDS encoding S-adenosylmethionine:tRNA ribosyltransferase-isomerase: MTATLEFTLAPELEAHEPPEARGLARDEVRLLVGSADGVSHHRFADLPSLLRAGDVLVVNTSATMASAVDTVDKEFVVHFSTRQPDGRWVVEVRRPVGGSTQPYFDAYSGLRLTLSGGVVVRLAEAYSDRLWIAEVSVDSVPRYLRAHGRPIRYSYVERDWPLWAYRSVFAISTPDDREGSAEMPSASRPFTEALVTRLASRGVVIAPITLHTGVASPEAHERPYPERFEVPETTARLVTQARAAGGRVIAVGTTAVRALETAARADGSVQAAAGWTDVVVTPERGVRVIDGLLTGFHEPKASHLLMLSAIAGEDLLSTCYREAVEHGYLWHEFGDLNLLVP; this comes from the coding sequence ATGACGGCGACACTGGAGTTCACCCTCGCCCCCGAATTGGAGGCGCACGAGCCGCCCGAGGCTCGCGGCCTGGCGCGCGACGAGGTACGCCTGCTGGTCGGCTCGGCCGACGGCGTCAGCCACCATCGGTTCGCCGATCTGCCGTCGCTGTTGCGGGCCGGGGACGTGCTGGTGGTCAACACCTCGGCCACGATGGCCTCGGCAGTGGACACTGTGGACAAGGAATTCGTCGTGCACTTCTCCACCCGCCAGCCCGACGGGCGCTGGGTCGTGGAAGTGCGGCGTCCGGTCGGCGGCTCGACGCAGCCGTACTTCGACGCGTACTCCGGGCTGCGGCTCACGCTTTCCGGCGGCGTGGTCGTCAGGCTGGCCGAGGCGTACTCGGACCGGCTGTGGATCGCCGAGGTCTCCGTAGACTCGGTGCCGCGCTATCTGCGCGCCCATGGCCGCCCGATTCGCTACTCCTATGTGGAACGCGACTGGCCCCTGTGGGCGTACCGCAGCGTCTTCGCGATCAGCACCCCGGACGATCGCGAGGGCAGCGCGGAGATGCCGAGCGCGAGCCGGCCGTTCACCGAGGCGCTGGTGACGCGGTTGGCCAGCCGCGGCGTCGTCATCGCGCCGATCACCCTGCACACCGGCGTCGCCTCGCCCGAGGCGCACGAGCGGCCCTACCCCGAGCGGTTCGAGGTGCCCGAGACCACCGCACGCCTGGTCACCCAGGCTCGCGCCGCCGGTGGGCGGGTCATCGCCGTGGGCACGACCGCGGTCCGCGCGCTGGAGACCGCCGCGCGAGCGGACGGGTCGGTCCAGGCCGCGGCGGGGTGGACCGACGTCGTGGTCACGCCGGAGCGAGGCGTACGCGTCATCGACGGCCTGCTCACGGGGTTCCACGAGCCGAAGGCGTCCCACCTGCTGATGCTGTCCGCCATCGCCGGCGAGGATCTGCTGTCCACCTGCTATCGCGAGGCCGTCGAGCACGGATATCTCTGGCACGAGTTCGGCGATCTGAATCTCCTCGTCCCCTGA
- a CDS encoding CsbD family protein, whose translation MDDNIRNEAQEWKGKAKEQMGDMTDDERMQDEGQSEEMSGKAKNMGQKAKDKASEMGQKAKDAMNK comes from the coding sequence ATGGACGACAACATCCGCAATGAAGCCCAGGAGTGGAAGGGCAAGGCCAAGGAACAAATGGGCGACATGACCGACGACGAGCGAATGCAGGACGAAGGCCAGTCGGAGGAGATGTCGGGCAAGGCCAAGAACATGGGCCAGAAGGCCAAGGACAAGGCGTCGGAGATGGGCCAGAAGGCCAAGGACGCCATGAACAAGTAG
- a CDS encoding maleylpyruvate isomerase N-terminal domain-containing protein, with the protein MSVRDDYLASAAVAAAFLAEPAVAARWAEPSALAKLSVGGLAGHLSRQIVVIPGVLAAPPSAAAPIDLVEHYTQVKWRGAELDEETNAGIRETGETAAAPGPAAINDDVAAALAELPGVVLGRSDGGVLVPWTGWTLTVDGFLTTRLLELIVHTDDLAVSVGAVTPEFPPSAVQTVVDLLSRLAVQRHGAVNILRALSRAERAPATIAAI; encoded by the coding sequence ATGAGCGTCCGAGACGACTACCTCGCCAGTGCTGCCGTGGCGGCGGCGTTCCTCGCCGAACCCGCCGTGGCGGCCCGCTGGGCCGAGCCGAGCGCGTTGGCCAAGCTGAGCGTCGGCGGGCTGGCCGGCCACCTCTCCCGGCAGATCGTGGTGATCCCGGGAGTCCTGGCCGCGCCACCGTCGGCCGCCGCGCCGATCGACCTCGTCGAGCACTACACCCAGGTCAAATGGCGTGGGGCGGAGCTGGACGAGGAGACGAACGCGGGGATCCGCGAAACGGGAGAGACCGCGGCCGCGCCCGGACCCGCCGCGATCAACGACGACGTCGCCGCGGCCCTCGCCGAGCTACCCGGAGTCGTGCTCGGGCGCTCGGACGGCGGCGTCCTCGTGCCCTGGACGGGCTGGACGCTCACCGTGGACGGCTTCCTCACGACGCGGCTGCTGGAGCTGATCGTGCACACCGACGATCTGGCCGTCAGCGTCGGCGCGGTGACGCCGGAGTTCCCGCCCTCGGCGGTGCAGACCGTGGTCGACCTGCTGTCGCGGTTGGCCGTGCAGCGGCACGGGGCGGTGAACATCCTCCGCGCGCTCAGCCGGGCCGAGCGCGCACCGGCGACGATCGCGGCGATCTGA
- a CDS encoding PP2C family protein-serine/threonine phosphatase produces the protein MSLALRSVLLTDLGLIRANNEDSAYAGSRLLVIADGVGGAPAGEDASAIVIRELAALETADLGDEPARVLLDHLMTANRGIYQATLDDPLKEGMGTTMTAVLLSADADDAAEVLVAHVGDSRAYLLREGELRRLTKDDTYVQSLIDRGVLSEDDARHHPQKSLITQSVQGLDFTTACSTVSIRPGDRFLLCSDGLSDIVTDHSIAHALQTHPEVKQAAEQLVKLALQAGAPDNVTVVVADVTTVEADPKGARRLPGVAQLAALLGL, from the coding sequence ATGAGTCTCGCCCTCCGCTCCGTTCTGCTCACCGACCTCGGGCTGATCCGGGCGAACAACGAGGATTCGGCGTACGCCGGGTCCCGGTTGCTCGTGATCGCCGACGGGGTCGGCGGGGCTCCCGCGGGCGAGGACGCGAGCGCGATCGTGATCCGCGAGCTGGCCGCCCTGGAGACCGCCGACCTCGGCGACGAACCGGCGCGGGTGCTCCTCGACCACCTCATGACCGCGAACCGGGGGATCTACCAGGCCACCCTCGACGACCCGTTGAAGGAGGGCATGGGCACCACGATGACGGCCGTGCTGCTGTCCGCCGACGCCGACGACGCGGCCGAGGTGTTGGTGGCGCACGTCGGCGACTCCCGGGCGTACCTGCTGCGGGAGGGCGAGCTGCGCCGGCTGACCAAGGACGACACCTACGTGCAGTCCCTGATCGACCGCGGGGTCCTCTCCGAGGACGACGCCCGCCACCACCCGCAGAAGTCCCTCATCACCCAGTCCGTGCAGGGGCTCGACTTCACCACCGCGTGTTCCACCGTCTCGATCCGCCCGGGCGACCGGTTCCTGCTGTGCAGCGACGGGCTCTCCGACATCGTCACCGACCACAGCATCGCCCACGCGCTGCAGACGCACCCAGAGGTCAAGCAGGCCGCCGAGCAGCTGGTGAAGCTGGCGCTCCAGGCGGGCGCGCCGGACAACGTCACCGTCGTGGTCGCCGATGTGACCACAGTGGAGGCTGACCCGAAGGGCGCGCGGCGGCTACCCGGCGTCGCCCAGCTCGCCGCCCTCCTCGGCCTCTGA
- a CDS encoding helix-turn-helix transcriptional regulator, which produces MNPVPMVGRADELRELVGQWERVVSPDLSSTGVVVLTGQPGVGKSRLVATAVEAFAPRPATVLTGTARLHSPAPYDWLAAVLSGRDTRTLPVPADGLGWLAQDPQAPTERYAPDALLRLAVRTVRALVGDGPAVLIVEDLHALDPASLSLIAELAAAPRLPALLIVTSQPAEAAVARHLVARTLARLSGTPNAVRQHLGPLDPERVTEILAAAHPELPDAERVGLAVWRRTGGNPYLLSELLATTAGRGLAALEDEPVGPEAEQVELTARELQVLECLAAGMSNKQVAKSLDISIRTVAVHVSNLLRKTGSSSRTEAALWAVKRP; this is translated from the coding sequence GTGAACCCGGTGCCGATGGTTGGGCGCGCCGACGAACTGCGGGAGCTCGTCGGCCAATGGGAGCGGGTCGTATCGCCGGATTTGTCGAGTACCGGGGTGGTCGTCCTGACCGGCCAGCCAGGCGTCGGCAAGAGCCGCCTGGTCGCGACGGCGGTCGAGGCGTTCGCCCCTCGCCCGGCGACGGTGCTGACCGGCACCGCCCGGCTGCACTCGCCGGCCCCGTACGACTGGCTCGCCGCCGTGCTGAGCGGACGGGATACGCGTACGCTGCCCGTCCCGGCCGACGGACTGGGCTGGCTCGCCCAGGACCCCCAGGCTCCGACCGAGCGCTACGCGCCGGACGCGCTCCTGCGCCTCGCCGTACGCACCGTGCGCGCACTGGTCGGCGACGGGCCGGCCGTCCTGATCGTCGAAGACCTGCACGCCCTCGACCCGGCCAGCCTGAGCCTCATCGCCGAACTCGCGGCGGCCCCGAGACTCCCGGCGCTCCTCATCGTGACGAGCCAACCGGCCGAAGCGGCCGTCGCGCGGCACCTGGTCGCGCGTACGCTCGCCCGCCTGTCGGGCACGCCGAACGCCGTCCGGCAGCACCTCGGGCCGCTCGACCCGGAACGCGTGACCGAAATCCTCGCGGCGGCCCACCCCGAACTGCCGGACGCCGAACGAGTCGGGCTCGCCGTGTGGCGGCGTACCGGGGGGAATCCGTATCTCCTCAGCGAACTGCTGGCGACCACGGCCGGACGTGGCCTGGCCGCGCTCGAAGACGAACCCGTCGGGCCGGAGGCCGAACAGGTCGAACTGACCGCCCGGGAACTCCAAGTGCTGGAATGCCTCGCCGCCGGGATGTCCAACAAACAGGTCGCGAAGTCGCTCGACATCTCGATCCGGACGGTTGCCGTGCACGTGTCCAACCTGCTGCGGAAGACCGGTTCGTCGTCGCGTACCGAGGCGGCGCTGTGGGCCGTCAAACGCCCCTGA
- a CDS encoding pirin family protein codes for MSNLDRAPAMSTCGGRAGVAAEPVRDLIPGRVVQLGESTQVRRLLPTLGRRMIGAWCFIDHYGPDDIAAEPGMQVPPHPHMGLQTVSWLHEGEVLHRDSLGSLQTLRPGQLGVMTSGRAIAHSEESPREHLPLLHGAQLWVALPDEYRHVEPAFEHHPTLPVVTGGGVTATVMLGEIDGAASPGTTYSPLVGADLSLAAGADARFPLEPDFEYAALTMSGGARVDGVLLEPGSLLYLGSHRSDVQLESDVDTAVLLLGGEPFAEEIVMWWNFVARTGDEVAQAREAWNAGTGGFGEVHGYDGDRLPAPALPPGQLKPRGRAG; via the coding sequence ATGAGCAACCTCGACCGCGCCCCGGCGATGTCCACCTGCGGCGGCCGGGCCGGTGTCGCCGCCGAGCCGGTACGCGACCTGATCCCGGGCCGAGTCGTGCAGCTCGGCGAGAGCACCCAGGTACGCCGCCTGTTGCCGACCCTCGGCCGGCGCATGATCGGCGCGTGGTGCTTCATCGACCACTACGGGCCGGACGACATCGCCGCCGAGCCCGGGATGCAGGTGCCACCGCATCCGCACATGGGTCTGCAGACGGTGAGCTGGCTGCACGAGGGCGAGGTGCTGCACCGCGACAGCCTCGGCAGCCTCCAGACGCTGCGCCCGGGTCAGCTGGGCGTGATGACCTCCGGCCGGGCCATCGCCCACTCCGAGGAATCGCCTCGCGAACATCTTCCGCTGCTGCACGGCGCGCAGCTCTGGGTGGCACTGCCCGACGAGTACCGGCATGTCGAGCCGGCCTTCGAACACCACCCCACGCTTCCGGTGGTCACCGGCGGCGGCGTGACGGCGACCGTGATGCTCGGTGAGATCGACGGCGCGGCGTCCCCTGGGACGACGTACTCCCCGCTCGTCGGGGCCGACCTGAGTCTGGCGGCCGGTGCCGACGCACGCTTCCCGCTGGAACCCGACTTCGAGTACGCCGCGCTCACGATGTCCGGCGGCGCCCGGGTGGACGGCGTACTGCTGGAGCCGGGATCGTTGCTGTATCTGGGTTCCCACCGATCGGACGTCCAACTGGAGTCTGATGTGGACACGGCAGTGCTGCTCCTCGGCGGGGAACCGTTCGCGGAGGAGATCGTGATGTGGTGGAACTTCGTGGCGCGTACCGGGGACGAGGTCGCACAGGCCCGCGAGGCGTGGAACGCGGGGACGGGCGGCTTCGGCGAAGTGCACGGCTACGACGGGGACCGGCTGCCGGCTCCCGCGCTACCGCCCGGTCAGCTCAAGCCGCGTGGCCGCGCCGGCTGA
- a CDS encoding FAD-dependent monooxygenase: MDTVIIVGAGPTGLTAALELANHGIPTILIDSGDLSSAAETGSRAIAIHRTALSVWERLGCAGPMLAEGVAWRTRRTFLGTREILTQVLPPAEGGLPTFLNLQQYRTEHHLLAAARAHPLIELRPGHRVTAVRQDRRQVTVQIQDRTGTHSATAAYVLACDGARSSVRRALGLDFPGQTFPDRFLIADIRAELDLPPEPRFYFDHPAHPGSTVLIHPQPFGVWRIDWQLGADVDVDAETAPDRMDDRIRTLLTAVAGRDVDYDLVWLSDYRFHQRLLTRLRHRRVFFLGDAGHLVAPFGARGMNGAVQDVENLGWKLAAVLHGYAPESLLESYQDERWAAQEHNRQVVSATMRFMAPRTRWQWLRRETVLRLAARWKRAARWVDSGRMSEPYRYAVSAIVLADDGPARQWRGAPDLGGKVPDGDCVIQGRATRLRHHVGRDWVALWFTGEHHDAWLPARPGQVPCRLITIDPADAGDLAQAYAARPGSLYLVRPDGHLAARRRKAGPGAVRTLLEIMEMRGPSGTHLADVPPHLPQQRGQVRGDVDELEAGLDPVDRRPGV; this comes from the coding sequence GTGGACACCGTCATTATCGTAGGAGCGGGGCCGACGGGCCTGACGGCGGCACTGGAGCTGGCCAACCACGGCATCCCGACCATTCTCATCGACTCCGGCGACCTGAGTTCCGCGGCCGAGACCGGTTCACGGGCCATCGCCATCCATCGCACGGCGCTTTCCGTCTGGGAGCGCCTCGGGTGCGCGGGCCCGATGCTCGCGGAGGGCGTCGCGTGGCGGACGCGGCGTACCTTCCTCGGCACCCGCGAGATCCTCACCCAGGTTCTGCCCCCGGCCGAGGGCGGCCTGCCGACCTTCCTCAACCTTCAGCAGTACCGCACCGAACACCATCTGCTCGCGGCGGCCCGCGCGCACCCCCTGATCGAGCTGCGGCCCGGCCATCGCGTCACCGCGGTGCGCCAGGACCGCCGTCAGGTCACTGTTCAGATTCAGGATCGGACTGGTACGCACAGCGCAACGGCGGCGTACGTGCTGGCCTGCGACGGCGCGCGGAGTTCGGTCCGCCGGGCGTTGGGGCTGGACTTCCCGGGGCAGACCTTCCCGGACCGGTTCCTCATCGCGGACATCCGCGCCGAGCTGGACCTGCCGCCGGAGCCCCGGTTCTACTTCGATCATCCGGCGCATCCCGGCAGCACGGTGCTCATCCATCCGCAGCCGTTCGGGGTGTGGCGCATCGACTGGCAGCTCGGAGCGGACGTCGACGTCGACGCCGAGACCGCGCCGGACCGGATGGACGACCGCATCCGTACGCTGCTGACCGCGGTCGCCGGCCGGGACGTCGACTACGACCTCGTCTGGCTGAGCGACTACCGGTTCCATCAGCGGCTGCTGACCCGGCTGCGGCATCGGCGGGTCTTCTTCCTCGGCGACGCCGGTCATCTCGTGGCCCCGTTCGGGGCGCGCGGTATGAACGGCGCGGTGCAGGACGTCGAGAACCTCGGCTGGAAATTGGCCGCCGTGCTGCACGGCTACGCGCCGGAGTCGCTGCTGGAGTCCTATCAGGACGAAAGGTGGGCGGCGCAGGAGCACAATCGGCAGGTCGTCTCGGCGACCATGCGGTTCATGGCTCCGCGTACGCGGTGGCAGTGGCTGCGGCGGGAGACCGTCCTGCGATTGGCCGCCCGCTGGAAGCGCGCCGCCCGCTGGGTCGACAGCGGACGGATGAGCGAGCCCTACCGGTACGCCGTCTCCGCCATCGTGCTCGCCGACGACGGCCCGGCCCGGCAGTGGCGGGGCGCACCGGACCTGGGCGGCAAGGTGCCCGACGGCGACTGCGTCATTCAGGGCCGGGCCACCCGGCTTCGGCACCATGTAGGGCGCGACTGGGTGGCGCTGTGGTTCACCGGTGAACACCACGACGCCTGGCTGCCCGCCCGACCCGGGCAGGTCCCGTGCCGGCTGATCACGATCGACCCGGCCGACGCCGGCGACCTCGCTCAGGCGTACGCCGCCCGGCCGGGCTCGCTCTATCTCGTCCGGCCGGACGGGCACCTCGCCGCGCGCCGCCGGAAGGCGGGCCCCGGCGCTGTGCGTACCCTTCTGGAGATCATGGAGATGCGCGGACCGTCAGGGACGCACCTGGCCGACGTGCCACCGCACCTCCCGCAACAACGCGGCCAGGTCCGAGGCGACGTTGACGAACTGGAAGCCGGACTGGACCCGGTCGATCGCCGCCCGGGAGTCTGA
- a CDS encoding HpcH/HpaI aldolase family protein gives MRDNIFQDRLRAGGPAYGVWLSLPSPAAARQLARVGADFLVVDAEHGPMGAETMTAMVAAIADAGGCAVVRIAENTTENVKRALDAGAAAVIGPMIDTPEEAAALVAAAKFPPIGRRSLGSAWAGLAFDTTLPGYFAEANTKTLVIAQIESATALSNVEAIAAVPGLDGLFVGPVDLAVSLGLTPAPENPELAGPLAAIRQAAARHRLPVGIYCSDSRAAIDRVQSGFQFVNVASDLAALLREVRWHVGQVRP, from the coding sequence GTGCGCGACAACATCTTTCAGGACCGGTTGCGGGCCGGCGGCCCGGCGTACGGGGTCTGGTTGAGCCTGCCCAGTCCGGCCGCCGCCCGTCAGCTCGCCCGCGTCGGGGCCGACTTCCTCGTCGTCGACGCGGAGCACGGTCCCATGGGGGCCGAGACGATGACCGCGATGGTCGCCGCCATCGCCGACGCGGGCGGCTGCGCGGTCGTCCGGATCGCCGAGAACACCACCGAGAACGTCAAACGCGCCCTCGACGCGGGAGCCGCGGCGGTGATCGGTCCGATGATCGACACCCCCGAGGAGGCAGCGGCACTGGTCGCCGCGGCCAAGTTCCCGCCGATCGGGCGGCGCAGTCTGGGCAGCGCGTGGGCCGGACTGGCCTTCGACACGACGTTGCCCGGGTACTTCGCGGAGGCCAACACGAAGACCCTCGTCATCGCTCAGATCGAGAGCGCCACCGCTCTGTCGAATGTGGAGGCCATCGCCGCCGTGCCGGGCCTCGACGGCCTGTTCGTCGGCCCGGTCGATCTGGCCGTCTCGCTCGGGCTCACGCCCGCGCCGGAGAATCCCGAGCTGGCCGGCCCGCTCGCGGCGATCCGGCAGGCGGCGGCCAGGCACCGCCTGCCGGTGGGCATCTACTGCTCAGACTCCCGGGCGGCGATCGACCGGGTCCAGTCCGGCTTCCAGTTCGTCAACGTCGCCTCGGACCTGGCCGCGTTGTTGCGGGAGGTGCGGTGGCACGTCGGCCAGGTGCGTCCCTGA